The region TGGCGCTGCTGACCCGGCTGGTGCGGCAGCTGCCCGTCGATGAACTGGTGTTCCTGGGCGACTTCCTGCATGCGCGCGCCTCGCGTACGCCATCGGTGCTGCAAGCGCTGTACGACTGGCGCCACGGCTTGCCCGCGCCTTTGCGCTGCACGCTGGTCCGCGGCAACCACGATGCCCGCGCCGGCGACCCGCCTGCATCGCTGGACATTGCCGTGGTGTCCGAGCCCGCCTTGGCGGGCCCGTTCGCCCTGTGCCATATGCCCGGCGCTTCGCCGCTCGGCTATGTACTGGCAGGCCACCTGCACCCGGCCTGCCTGCTGCGCGGCAGCGGCGCGGACCGCCTGCGCCTGCCCTGCTTCCTGTTCGG is a window of Cupriavidus taiwanensis LMG 19424 DNA encoding:
- the pdeM gene encoding ligase-associated DNA damage response endonuclease PdeM codes for the protein MTPDARTLQQGGALPVSAAGETLWLLPEHALWWPAAGMLMVADVHFGKAAAFRALGQPVPHGTTGDNLALLTRLVRQLPVDELVFLGDFLHARASRTPSVLQALYDWRHGLPAPLRCTLVRGNHDARAGDPPASLDIAVVSEPALAGPFALCHMPGASPLGYVLAGHLHPACLLRGSGADRLRLPCFLFGPRGAILPAFGAFTGHATVRPQADERAYVVGGGRVWPARTARQNNV